The following proteins come from a genomic window of Nicotiana tomentosiformis chromosome 12, ASM39032v3, whole genome shotgun sequence:
- the LOC138903303 gene encoding uncharacterized protein: protein MDSLKYIFQKPMPTGKLEKWKMLLSEFDIIYVTQKAVKGQSLTDHLAENPIDKEYEALKMHFPDDEELLVIEDSDLLVHQVIGEWTTKNTNILPYFCCVQELINRFTKIEFKHVPRIQNEFANALATLSCMIQHPDKSFIDHIPIVIHKKPAYCAHIEEEIDGNPWFHDIIEYLEKGEYPEHTTHTQKHTLRRLANHFFRSGRILYRRTPDLGLLQCVDAKETSTLLEEIHAGTCGPNMNGFVLAKKILRAGYFWMPMETDCIKYVQKCHQCQIHADMIRVPPNERNVTSSSWPFSAWGMDIIGPIEPAASREHKFILVAIDYFTK, encoded by the exons atggattcgctgaaatacatctttcagaaacctatgcctacgggtaagttagaaaagtggaagATGttactgagtgagttcgacatcatctatgtaactcagaaggcagtcaaagggcaatCATTGACAGATCACTTGGCAGAAAATCCCATAGACAAAGAATACGAAGCATTGAAAATGCATTTTCCTGACGATGAG gagttgctggtaatcgAAGATTCAGATCTATTGGTGCACCAGGTTATAGGAGAATGGACTACGAAGAATACTAACATATTGCCATACTTCTGCTGTGTACAAGAGCTAATCAAtagattcacaaagatagagttcaagcatgttccaaggattcagaatgagtttgcaAATGCATTAGCCACTTTATCCtgcatgatacaacacccagacaagagtTTCATTGATCATATCCCAATAGTAATTCATAAgaagccagcttattgtgctcatattGAGGAAGAAATTGACGGAAATCCGTGGTTCCACGACATTATAGAATACTTAGAAAAGGGAGAATATCCTGAGCACACTACACATACTCAGAAGCAcacgcttcgaagattggccaaccatttcttccGAAGCGGaagaattctgtatagaaggacaCCTGATTTGGGATTGTTGCAATGCGTTGATGCTAAGGAGACGTCTacattgctcgaggaaatacatgccggaacttgtgGACCCAACATGAATGGTTTCGTTCTGGCCAAGAAGATACtaagagcaggatatttctggatgcctatggaaacagactgcatcaaatatgttcaaaagtgtcaccaatgccagatacatgctgatatgatacgagtgccgccCAACGAACGCAATGTAACAAGTTCGTCCTGGCCCTTCTCTGCTTGGGGTATGGATATCATCGGACCAatcgaacccgctgcttcaaGAGAACATAAGTTCATACTGgtggctatagactacttcacaaaatag